From Desmodus rotundus isolate HL8 chromosome 12, HLdesRot8A.1, whole genome shotgun sequence, one genomic window encodes:
- the ZDHHC1 gene encoding palmitoyltransferase ZDHHC1 isoform X2, translating to MNICNKPSNKTAPEKSVWTAPTQASGPSPELQGQRSRRNGWSWPPHPLQIVAWLLYLFFAVIGFGVLVPLLPHHWVPAGYACMGAIFACHLVVHLTAVSIDPADANVRDKSYAGPLPIFNRSQHAHVIEDLHCNLCDVDVSARSKHCSACNKCVCGFDHHCKWLNNCVGERNYRLFLHSVASALLGVLLLVLVATYVFVEFFVNPMRLRTNHHFEALKNHTDVWFVFLPAAPVETQAPAILALAALLILLGLLSTALLGHLLCFHIYLRSPWHCTEPCPHPSVWHKLTTYEYIVQHRPPQEARGAHRQLESCPPKMRPIQGMDFYMRTFSHVRPEPPGQARPAAVNANSSPFLATSGQEEPPPPSSPEILALPPGIRPQKKRKPGEGSS from the exons ATGAACATCTGCAACAAGCCCTCCAACAAGACAGCCCCTGAGAAGAGTGTGTGGACAGCGCCCACACAGGCCAGCGGACCCTCCCCGGAGCTGCAGGGCCAGCGGTCACGCCGGAATGGGTGGAGCTGGCCCCCTCACCCACTCCAGATTGTGGCCTGGCTGCTGTACCTCTTCTTCGCTGTGATCGGCTTTGGGGTCCTTGTCCCCCTTCTGCCTCACCACTGGGTGCCCGCTGGCTATGCT TGTATGGGCGCCATCTTTGCCTGCCACCTCGTGGTGCACCTGACTGCTGTCTCCATCGATCCAGCAGATGCCAACGTACGGGACAAGAGCTATGCAGGGCCCCTGCCCATCTTCAACCGCAGCCAACACGCACATGTCATTGAAGACCTGCACTGCAATTTGTGCGACGTGGATGT gagtgCTCGCTCTAAGCACTGCAGTGCCTGCAACAAGTGTGTGTGCGGCTTCGACCACCACTGCAAGTGGCTCAACAACTGTGTGGGCGAAAGGAACTACCG GCTCTTTCTACACAGTGTGGCATCTGCTTTACTGGGTGTCCTACTCCTCGTGCTGGTGGCCACTTATGTCTTCGTGGAGTTCTTTGTCAATCCCATGAGGCTGCGTACCAACCACCACTTTGAAG CCCTGAAGAACCACACGGATGTGTGGTTCGTGTTCCTGCCTGCCGCCCCTGTGGAGACCCAGGCTCCTGCTATCCTGGCTCTGGCTGCCCTGCTCATCCTTCTGGGCCTGCTGTCCACAGCCCTGCTCGGCCACCTGCTCTGCTTCCACATTTATCTCA GGTCCCCTTGGCACTGCACTGAGCCCTGTCCTCACCCCTCAGTGTGGCACAAGCTCACCACCTATGAATACATCGTGCAGCATCGTCCACCACAGGAGGCAAGGGGGGCCCACAGGCAGCTCGAGTCATGTCCCCCCAAGATGCGGCCCATTCAG gggATGGACTTCTACATGCGGACCTTCAGCCACGTGCGTccagagccccctggccaggccaggcctgccgCAGTGAATGCCAA TTCCTCCCCATTCCTTGCCACCAGTGGACAAGAGGAGCCTCCACCACCCTCTTCCCCAGAGATTCTCGCTCTGCCCCCTGGAATCCGACCCCAG AAAAAGAGGAAGCCGGGTGAGGGCTCTTCCTGA
- the ZDHHC1 gene encoding palmitoyltransferase ZDHHC1 isoform X3 — protein sequence MNICNKPSNKTAPEKSVWTAPTQASGPSPELQGQRSRRNGWSWPPHPLQIVAWLLYLFFAVIGFGVLVPLLPHHWVPAGYACMGAIFACHLVVHLTAVSIDPADANVRDKSYAGPLPIFNRSQHAHVIEDLHCNLCDVDVSARSKHCSACNKCVCGFDHHCKWLNNCVGERNYRLFLHSVASALLGVLLLVLVATYVFVEFFVNPMRLRTNHHFEALKNHTDVWFVFLPAAPVETQAPAILALAALLILLGLLSTALLGHLLCFHIYLMWHKLTTYEYIVQHRPPQEARGAHRQLESCPPKMRPIQGMDFYMRTFSHVRPEPPGQARPAAVNANSSPFLATSGQEEPPPPSSPEILALPPGIRPQGPGPRATAPALRRILPALARYTLLALQAPTTRRQPSPWTRFPWLRRAWAAPPWPFPEAGAENRGWRCRHCRRICLLFS from the exons ATGAACATCTGCAACAAGCCCTCCAACAAGACAGCCCCTGAGAAGAGTGTGTGGACAGCGCCCACACAGGCCAGCGGACCCTCCCCGGAGCTGCAGGGCCAGCGGTCACGCCGGAATGGGTGGAGCTGGCCCCCTCACCCACTCCAGATTGTGGCCTGGCTGCTGTACCTCTTCTTCGCTGTGATCGGCTTTGGGGTCCTTGTCCCCCTTCTGCCTCACCACTGGGTGCCCGCTGGCTATGCT TGTATGGGCGCCATCTTTGCCTGCCACCTCGTGGTGCACCTGACTGCTGTCTCCATCGATCCAGCAGATGCCAACGTACGGGACAAGAGCTATGCAGGGCCCCTGCCCATCTTCAACCGCAGCCAACACGCACATGTCATTGAAGACCTGCACTGCAATTTGTGCGACGTGGATGT gagtgCTCGCTCTAAGCACTGCAGTGCCTGCAACAAGTGTGTGTGCGGCTTCGACCACCACTGCAAGTGGCTCAACAACTGTGTGGGCGAAAGGAACTACCG GCTCTTTCTACACAGTGTGGCATCTGCTTTACTGGGTGTCCTACTCCTCGTGCTGGTGGCCACTTATGTCTTCGTGGAGTTCTTTGTCAATCCCATGAGGCTGCGTACCAACCACCACTTTGAAG CCCTGAAGAACCACACGGATGTGTGGTTCGTGTTCCTGCCTGCCGCCCCTGTGGAGACCCAGGCTCCTGCTATCCTGGCTCTGGCTGCCCTGCTCATCCTTCTGGGCCTGCTGTCCACAGCCCTGCTCGGCCACCTGCTCTGCTTCCACATTTATCTCA TGTGGCACAAGCTCACCACCTATGAATACATCGTGCAGCATCGTCCACCACAGGAGGCAAGGGGGGCCCACAGGCAGCTCGAGTCATGTCCCCCCAAGATGCGGCCCATTCAG gggATGGACTTCTACATGCGGACCTTCAGCCACGTGCGTccagagccccctggccaggccaggcctgccgCAGTGAATGCCAA TTCCTCCCCATTCCTTGCCACCAGTGGACAAGAGGAGCCTCCACCACCCTCTTCCCCAGAGATTCTCGCTCTGCCCCCTGGAATCCGACCCCAG GGCCCCGGGCCCCGGGCCACCGCTCCAGCTCTTCGTCGGATTCTGCCGGCACTAGCCCGGTACACGCTGCTGGCCCTGCAGGCACCTACCACTCGGCGTCAGCCGAGTCCATGGACGAGATTCCCGTGGCTCAGACGCGCCTGGGCAGCGCCACCCTGGCCGTTCCCGGAGGCAGGGGCGGAGAACCGGGGCTGGCGCTGCAGGCACTGCAGGCGTATCTGCCTGCTGTTTTCGTAA
- the ZDHHC1 gene encoding palmitoyltransferase ZDHHC1 isoform X1, whose amino-acid sequence MNICNKPSNKTAPEKSVWTAPTQASGPSPELQGQRSRRNGWSWPPHPLQIVAWLLYLFFAVIGFGVLVPLLPHHWVPAGYACMGAIFACHLVVHLTAVSIDPADANVRDKSYAGPLPIFNRSQHAHVIEDLHCNLCDVDVSARSKHCSACNKCVCGFDHHCKWLNNCVGERNYRLFLHSVASALLGVLLLVLVATYVFVEFFVNPMRLRTNHHFEALKNHTDVWFVFLPAAPVETQAPAILALAALLILLGLLSTALLGHLLCFHIYLMWHKLTTYEYIVQHRPPQEARGAHRQLESCPPKMRPIQGMDFYMRTFSHVRPEPPGQARPAAVNANSSPFLATSGQEEPPPPSSPEILALPPGIRPQKKRKPGPRAPGHRSSSSSDSAGTSPVHAAGPAGTYHSASAESMDEIPVAQTRLGSATLAVPGGRGGEPGLALQALQAYLPAVFVSPSSGEPGVRGGPEEAGLA is encoded by the exons ATGAACATCTGCAACAAGCCCTCCAACAAGACAGCCCCTGAGAAGAGTGTGTGGACAGCGCCCACACAGGCCAGCGGACCCTCCCCGGAGCTGCAGGGCCAGCGGTCACGCCGGAATGGGTGGAGCTGGCCCCCTCACCCACTCCAGATTGTGGCCTGGCTGCTGTACCTCTTCTTCGCTGTGATCGGCTTTGGGGTCCTTGTCCCCCTTCTGCCTCACCACTGGGTGCCCGCTGGCTATGCT TGTATGGGCGCCATCTTTGCCTGCCACCTCGTGGTGCACCTGACTGCTGTCTCCATCGATCCAGCAGATGCCAACGTACGGGACAAGAGCTATGCAGGGCCCCTGCCCATCTTCAACCGCAGCCAACACGCACATGTCATTGAAGACCTGCACTGCAATTTGTGCGACGTGGATGT gagtgCTCGCTCTAAGCACTGCAGTGCCTGCAACAAGTGTGTGTGCGGCTTCGACCACCACTGCAAGTGGCTCAACAACTGTGTGGGCGAAAGGAACTACCG GCTCTTTCTACACAGTGTGGCATCTGCTTTACTGGGTGTCCTACTCCTCGTGCTGGTGGCCACTTATGTCTTCGTGGAGTTCTTTGTCAATCCCATGAGGCTGCGTACCAACCACCACTTTGAAG CCCTGAAGAACCACACGGATGTGTGGTTCGTGTTCCTGCCTGCCGCCCCTGTGGAGACCCAGGCTCCTGCTATCCTGGCTCTGGCTGCCCTGCTCATCCTTCTGGGCCTGCTGTCCACAGCCCTGCTCGGCCACCTGCTCTGCTTCCACATTTATCTCA TGTGGCACAAGCTCACCACCTATGAATACATCGTGCAGCATCGTCCACCACAGGAGGCAAGGGGGGCCCACAGGCAGCTCGAGTCATGTCCCCCCAAGATGCGGCCCATTCAG gggATGGACTTCTACATGCGGACCTTCAGCCACGTGCGTccagagccccctggccaggccaggcctgccgCAGTGAATGCCAA TTCCTCCCCATTCCTTGCCACCAGTGGACAAGAGGAGCCTCCACCACCCTCTTCCCCAGAGATTCTCGCTCTGCCCCCTGGAATCCGACCCCAG AAAAAGAGGAAGCCGG GGCCCCGGGCCCCGGGCCACCGCTCCAGCTCTTCGTCGGATTCTGCCGGCACTAGCCCGGTACACGCTGCTGGCCCTGCAGGCACCTACCACTCGGCGTCAGCCGAGTCCATGGACGAGATTCCCGTGGCTCAGACGCGCCTGGGCAGCGCCACCCTGGCCGTTCCCGGAGGCAGGGGCGGAGAACCGGGGCTGGCGCTGCAGGCACTGCAGGCGTATCTGCCTGCTGTTTTCGTAAGCCCGAGCAGCGGCGAGCCCGGGGTACGGGGCGGCCCGGAGGAGGCCGGCCTGGCTTAG